In Pseudonocardia sp. EC080619-01, the following proteins share a genomic window:
- a CDS encoding wax ester/triacylglycerol synthase family O-acyltransferase: MPLVPITDAMYLWGESGTGPSHVVALQIFQTPDDAEPALLDELYDRMTDVTQLKPAFRRRPHRSVWTAGQFEWAQDDHVDLTLHVRRRGLPRPGRIRELLEYVSDFHQTPLPRDRPLWEARLVEGLDDGRFALLTKMHHSLFDGVNMGRHLLGGLSADPSARACTAPWITTDAETPRPTRRSIGPTQLITDTISAAGRITRSAPALASAGADMFGPARETPAPFSAPPSMFNVRVSAARRFAGDAWSKQRLRDVAERTGTTSNDVAVAMCSGALRTYLVEQQALPDRSLVAMVPIAFDPYSRSAGEGNAWAAVLCDLATDEPDPGARLDRIHASTSRSKTMMSRLDQVSATAVSALAMGGAILNVLPGVPDPVRPPFNLIISSVPAVPERLYLDGCELTDNYPVSVVVDGQALNITMVSYAAEIAFGISGCRRSVPHLQRLLVHLDDALSALESVPA, translated from the coding sequence ATGCCACTCGTCCCCATCACCGACGCGATGTACCTCTGGGGCGAGTCCGGCACCGGACCCAGTCACGTGGTCGCCCTACAGATCTTCCAGACGCCCGACGACGCCGAGCCCGCACTGCTCGATGAACTCTACGACCGGATGACGGACGTCACCCAGCTCAAGCCAGCCTTCCGACGTCGGCCGCATCGCTCGGTGTGGACCGCCGGTCAGTTCGAATGGGCCCAGGACGACCACGTCGATCTCACCCTGCACGTACGGCGACGTGGACTGCCGCGGCCCGGCCGCATACGCGAGCTCCTGGAGTACGTGTCGGACTTCCACCAGACACCGCTCCCCCGCGATCGGCCGCTGTGGGAGGCCAGGCTGGTCGAGGGCCTCGACGACGGGCGCTTCGCGCTTCTGACGAAGATGCACCACTCACTGTTCGACGGCGTCAACATGGGACGTCACCTGCTCGGCGGCCTTTCCGCAGACCCGTCCGCGCGTGCATGCACCGCACCATGGATCACCACCGATGCCGAAACACCCCGTCCGACTCGCCGAAGCATCGGCCCGACACAGCTGATCACCGACACCATCAGCGCAGCAGGACGAATCACCCGTTCCGCGCCCGCGCTGGCGAGCGCGGGCGCGGACATGTTCGGCCCGGCCCGTGAGACCCCGGCGCCGTTCTCCGCACCACCATCGATGTTCAATGTCAGGGTCTCGGCCGCACGACGCTTCGCCGGCGACGCCTGGTCGAAACAACGACTTCGCGACGTAGCCGAACGTACCGGCACGACCAGCAACGATGTCGCCGTCGCCATGTGCTCGGGCGCACTGCGCACCTACCTGGTGGAACAGCAGGCCCTGCCCGATCGGTCACTCGTGGCCATGGTGCCGATCGCGTTCGATCCCTACAGCCGATCGGCCGGTGAAGGCAACGCCTGGGCGGCCGTGCTCTGCGACCTCGCGACCGACGAGCCGGACCCGGGCGCCCGACTCGACCGCATCCACGCCTCGACCAGCCGCAGCAAGACAATGATGTCACGCCTGGACCAGGTCTCCGCCACAGCCGTCAGCGCCCTCGCGATGGGTGGCGCGATCCTCAACGTCCTGCCCGGGGTGCCCGACCCCGTCAGGCCCCCGTTCAACTTGATCATCTCCAGCGTTCCCGCTGTCCCCGAACGGCTCTACCTCGACGGATGCGAGCTGACCGACAACTATCCGGTGTCGGTCGTCGTCGACGGCCAGGCGCTGAACATCACGATGGTCTCCTATGCCGCGGAGATCGCCTTCGGCATCAGCGGATGTCGGCGCTCGGTGCCCCACCTGCAGCGACTGCTCGTCCACCTCGACGACGCCTTGTCGGCACTCGAGTCCGTGCCTGCCTGA
- a CDS encoding alpha/beta fold hydrolase, with protein sequence MPQVERSHFGGTGTPLVLLHGATSSWRAWRPLLPILERRHRVFAPTLAGHLSGTPLAVDPERVVPAIVDDVEAAMDEIGMGTAHLAGNSLGGWVALELARRGRATSVVALSPAGAWRRPRDLARLLALFRVAGAIGVRPAARRLLAVGPLRDVVLRGVSEHPERLTPAEVGEFVDDLIGCTVLPDLLRGARASGGFAPLRTGCPVLLAWGAKDKILPFARYGRPMIDAVPGADVARLPGVGHVPMPDDPLLVARTILDYAARVDSRGRSDDCLGTG encoded by the coding sequence GTGCCGCAGGTCGAGCGGTCCCACTTCGGTGGCACCGGGACCCCGCTGGTACTGCTGCACGGTGCGACGTCGTCGTGGCGGGCTTGGCGGCCGCTGCTGCCGATCCTGGAGCGCCGCCACCGGGTGTTCGCCCCGACGTTGGCAGGGCACCTGAGTGGGACCCCACTTGCCGTCGACCCCGAGCGGGTGGTCCCCGCGATCGTCGACGACGTCGAGGCCGCGATGGACGAGATCGGCATGGGGACCGCGCACCTCGCGGGTAACTCGCTCGGCGGCTGGGTGGCGTTGGAGCTGGCCCGTCGTGGTCGCGCGACGAGTGTGGTGGCGCTGTCGCCAGCCGGTGCGTGGCGACGGCCCCGAGACCTCGCGCGGCTCCTCGCGCTGTTCAGGGTCGCTGGGGCGATCGGGGTTCGGCCGGCTGCCCGGCGTCTTCTCGCGGTGGGGCCGTTGCGGGACGTCGTGCTGCGCGGTGTCTCCGAGCATCCGGAGCGCCTGACGCCCGCAGAGGTGGGCGAGTTCGTCGACGACCTCATCGGGTGCACGGTTCTGCCTGACCTGCTCCGCGGAGCCCGGGCGAGCGGCGGGTTCGCGCCGCTGCGCACCGGGTGCCCGGTCCTGCTCGCCTGGGGGGCGAAGGACAAGATCTTGCCCTTTGCGCGCTACGGCCGGCCGATGATCGACGCGGTACCCGGTGCCGACGTCGCCCGGTTACCCGGTGTCGGCCACGTCCCGATGCCGGATGACCCGCTGCTGGTTGCCCGGACGATCCTCGACTATGCGGCGCGCGTGGACTCCCGTGGCCGGTCCGACGACTGCCTGGGTACCGGTTGA
- a CDS encoding SDR family oxidoreductase, which translates to MTEARVAVVTGAARGLGAATALRLAEDGLRVAVLDLDESLCGDSVAAIRAMGGTALAVGADVSDESSVGAAVERVGSELGSPTVLINNAGITRDNLLFRMAESDWDSVVGVHLRGSFLMTRAVQRHMVDAGWGRIVNLSSTAALGNRGQANYSAAKAGIQGLTKTLAVELGRFGVTANCVAPGFIASDMTRATAERLGEEWDDYVGKRAAAIPVARAGRPEDVAHTVAYLVDERSGFVSGQAIYVAGGPRA; encoded by the coding sequence ATGACCGAAGCGAGGGTGGCCGTGGTGACGGGGGCGGCGCGAGGGCTCGGAGCCGCGACCGCACTTCGGCTCGCGGAGGACGGTCTGCGCGTCGCGGTGCTCGACCTCGACGAGAGTCTGTGCGGAGACAGTGTGGCCGCGATCCGTGCGATGGGCGGCACGGCCCTCGCCGTCGGGGCCGACGTCTCCGACGAGTCCTCCGTCGGCGCTGCGGTCGAGCGGGTCGGTTCGGAGCTCGGCTCGCCGACGGTCCTCATCAACAACGCCGGGATCACTCGCGACAACCTTCTCTTCAGGATGGCCGAGTCCGACTGGGACTCAGTCGTCGGCGTCCATCTGCGGGGCTCGTTCCTCATGACCCGAGCGGTTCAGCGGCACATGGTCGACGCCGGCTGGGGGCGGATCGTGAACCTGTCCTCCACGGCGGCGCTGGGGAATCGGGGTCAGGCCAACTACTCGGCGGCGAAGGCGGGTATTCAAGGCTTGACGAAGACCCTCGCGGTCGAGCTCGGTCGGTTCGGCGTCACGGCCAACTGCGTGGCGCCCGGGTTCATCGCCAGTGACATGACGCGGGCGACCGCCGAGCGTCTGGGGGAGGAGTGGGACGACTATGTCGGGAAGCGCGCGGCGGCGATCCCTGTGGCGCGAGCCGGTCGGCCGGAGGACGTCGCGCACACGGTCGCGTATCTCGTCGACGAACGGTCCGGTTTCGTCTCCGGCCAGGCGATCTACGTGGCGGGCGGCCCCCGGGCATGA
- a CDS encoding alpha/beta fold hydrolase, producing the protein MTIVFVHGVPETAEIWDDVRARLDRHTTAVSLPGFAGRRSGAQTQTKDVMVEAVLAEIDRCSAPVDLVGHDWGTALVLRIATAYPERVRSWVVDIAALAHPAYVWHDLAQVWQSGDGEKWMQDVLDDGKARGVPRFFEQLGALGVPGSEVSAMASAFDETMAKTVLDLYRSAVPNIDTDWRITGAGATPRPGLVLRATEDPFDNDERAREVAALLGADVAALPGCSHFWMKQDPGLAAEVLDDWLIADP; encoded by the coding sequence GTGACCATCGTCTTCGTTCACGGAGTCCCCGAGACCGCCGAGATCTGGGACGACGTCCGTGCCAGACTCGACCGGCACACCACTGCCGTGTCCCTCCCCGGATTCGCAGGACGCCGTTCCGGAGCGCAGACGCAGACCAAGGATGTGATGGTCGAGGCGGTGCTGGCCGAGATCGACCGATGCAGCGCTCCGGTCGATCTCGTCGGTCACGACTGGGGCACGGCCCTCGTCCTCCGGATCGCCACCGCCTATCCCGAACGCGTCCGAAGCTGGGTGGTCGACATCGCGGCGCTGGCCCATCCCGCCTACGTCTGGCACGACCTCGCACAGGTCTGGCAGTCCGGCGACGGCGAGAAGTGGATGCAAGACGTCCTCGACGACGGGAAAGCGCGGGGCGTGCCCCGGTTCTTCGAACAGCTGGGTGCGCTCGGCGTACCGGGATCGGAGGTCTCGGCCATGGCCTCGGCATTCGACGAGACCATGGCCAAGACCGTCCTCGACCTCTACCGGTCCGCCGTCCCGAACATCGACACCGACTGGCGGATCACCGGAGCCGGAGCCACCCCCCGGCCGGGCCTGGTGCTCCGGGCGACCGAGGACCCCTTCGACAACGACGAGCGAGCCCGCGAGGTCGCCGCGCTACTCGGCGCCGACGTGGCCGCTCTGCCGGGCTGCAGTCACTTCTGGATGAAGCAGGACCCCGGTCTCGCCGCCGAGGTCCTGGACGACTGGCTGATCGCGGACCCCTGA
- a CDS encoding flavin reductase family protein produces the protein MLESEALTGEVDQLRRAYGCFPSGVAAVCSMVDGEPVGMAVSSFTSVSMDPPLVSVSVQHSSTTWPRLRGASRLGVSVLTEGQDAACVSLSRRGGDRFAGIEWQRDAAGAVMITGATAWLDCSLHGEVPAGDHSIALLRIHRLCSDPSLEPLVFHGSRFRRLVGI, from the coding sequence ATGCTCGAATCCGAAGCGCTGACCGGCGAGGTCGATCAGCTGCGGCGGGCCTATGGATGCTTCCCGTCCGGCGTCGCCGCGGTCTGCTCGATGGTGGACGGCGAGCCGGTGGGTATGGCCGTCAGCTCGTTCACCTCGGTATCGATGGATCCTCCGCTGGTGTCGGTATCGGTGCAGCATTCGTCCACGACATGGCCGAGACTGCGTGGCGCCTCGCGGCTGGGGGTCAGTGTCCTCACCGAGGGGCAGGACGCTGCGTGTGTGAGTCTGTCGCGAAGAGGCGGAGACAGGTTTGCCGGGATCGAGTGGCAGAGAGACGCTGCCGGGGCTGTCATGATCACGGGGGCGACGGCGTGGCTCGACTGCTCACTGCACGGCGAGGTGCCGGCCGGCGATCATTCAATCGCACTGCTGCGGATCCATCGCTTGTGCTCCGACCCTTCGCTGGAGCCGCTGGTGTTTCACGGCAGTCGCTTCCGTCGGCTGGTAGGAATTTGA
- a CDS encoding MFS transporter, translating into MESPSEQSGPSFWRLLTASAAGTVVETYDLILTALVASLVFNHAFFPDIAPWIGTLAAIGAAAVAYVGRPLGAVVFGWIGDRYGRLPALRVSILGAGLATVGIGLIPTAETIGVMAPIILVALRLVQGIALGGEFGGATSIALEHAPPHRRFLYGTFASVGSMGGVALATVTVLATTAGMGMDAFREWGWRIPFVASAILIVVALIARRLEESPEFEQERHRRETEAGTGRPVEALSVLKRGLLVLACLVMTTPSGTITFALSTGMLPVVNAGGLQGIDIATFQVALVVLSLLAMPISLWGGWLGGRVRPELVIIIGGVLVTATAFPVVALIGTGSPVLLFVAIVLAAPGYALVSGPAASFVAASLPTGLRYLGIGIAYAGASLIGGGVLPVIALAIAGENYDTLLPFACILAGAGVVALMGLVLTGRARSAVGEAKSADSAPVDDVTMGRS; encoded by the coding sequence GTGGAAAGCCCATCCGAGCAGAGCGGACCGTCGTTCTGGCGGCTGTTGACTGCGTCCGCGGCGGGCACCGTCGTCGAGACCTACGATCTCATCTTGACGGCGTTGGTGGCGTCCCTGGTCTTTAACCACGCGTTCTTCCCGGACATCGCACCCTGGATCGGCACGCTTGCAGCCATCGGCGCTGCGGCGGTCGCCTACGTCGGCCGCCCACTCGGTGCGGTCGTCTTCGGGTGGATCGGTGACCGCTACGGGAGGCTGCCCGCGCTCCGCGTGTCCATTCTGGGTGCCGGACTGGCGACTGTGGGTATCGGTCTGATTCCGACCGCGGAGACCATCGGGGTCATGGCTCCGATCATTCTTGTCGCTCTGCGTCTGGTGCAGGGCATCGCGCTGGGTGGAGAATTCGGTGGTGCGACGTCGATCGCACTGGAGCACGCGCCGCCCCACAGGCGATTCCTGTACGGCACGTTCGCGAGTGTCGGGTCCATGGGCGGCGTCGCTCTTGCCACCGTCACTGTGCTGGCCACGACGGCGGGAATGGGAATGGACGCGTTTCGGGAATGGGGGTGGCGGATCCCGTTCGTCGCCAGCGCCATCCTCATCGTGGTGGCCTTGATCGCCCGCCGGCTCGAGGAGTCTCCCGAGTTCGAGCAGGAGCGGCACCGCCGCGAGACCGAGGCGGGGACTGGGCGCCCGGTGGAGGCGCTGTCAGTGCTCAAGCGTGGCCTCCTGGTCCTTGCGTGCCTGGTGATGACGACCCCGTCGGGGACCATCACGTTCGCGCTGTCGACCGGGATGTTGCCGGTCGTCAACGCAGGGGGACTCCAGGGCATCGATATCGCGACCTTCCAGGTCGCGCTGGTCGTGCTCAGTCTGCTGGCGATGCCGATCAGCCTGTGGGGTGGCTGGCTTGGCGGCCGGGTGCGCCCCGAGCTCGTGATCATTATCGGGGGAGTGCTCGTCACGGCCACGGCGTTCCCGGTGGTCGCATTGATCGGCACCGGCTCGCCGGTGCTGCTGTTCGTCGCAATCGTGTTGGCGGCACCCGGGTACGCCCTTGTCTCCGGGCCTGCTGCGTCGTTCGTCGCGGCGTCGCTGCCGACCGGCTTGCGCTACCTGGGTATCGGTATCGCCTACGCCGGTGCCTCACTGATCGGTGGTGGGGTGCTGCCGGTGATCGCCCTCGCGATCGCCGGGGAGAACTACGACACCCTGCTCCCGTTCGCGTGCATCCTGGCCGGAGCCGGCGTAGTCGCCCTCATGGGCCTCGTGCTCACCGGGAGAGCTCGGTCCGCGGTGGGGGAGGCCAAGTCCGCGGACTCGGCGCCGGTCGATGACGTCACCATGGGCCGGTCATGA
- a CDS encoding MFS transporter: MSPRQSNRAAASALAGNTIEYYDFIIYGLAAALVFPTVFFPVGDPAVATLLSLGTFAAAYLIRPIGAIVVGHLGDRIGRKPMLVMTLVTMGGSTLLIGLLPSYESIGIAAPLLLVLARMLQGFSIGGEYGGAILMTVEHAPPGRRGFFASVVGLGAPIGLALANGAFLLATLLPGETFMAWGWRLPFLVSVVLIVVGFVLRSRLDESPDFQRIRELGARESAPLSTVLRRYPVVTILAALSSIAAGVVVYLLTVTNLTYSVTEVGRTRTATLIVVVVTMLLSIPMSLAAGKAADRFGAPRTFVVGSIGMLVAVFPWVGLVSMPPLVSLFAGYLLLIIPYSVLQGVTGFFIAERFPVGIRYSGMSLAYTLGMLGGSAVAPIVSQLLITEYGTLVAVGVYVSAMCLLSATAAIVLLWLPKPIEETLPVDQAAPTEPSRGPVPRASG; encoded by the coding sequence TTGTCCCCACGGCAGTCCAATCGCGCGGCAGCCTCGGCGCTCGCAGGTAATACGATCGAGTACTACGACTTCATCATCTACGGCCTGGCGGCCGCGCTGGTGTTCCCCACGGTCTTCTTCCCGGTCGGTGACCCGGCGGTCGCGACGCTTCTGTCGCTCGGCACGTTCGCGGCCGCCTACCTGATCCGGCCGATCGGCGCGATCGTCGTCGGCCATCTGGGAGACCGGATCGGCCGCAAGCCGATGCTCGTGATGACCCTGGTCACGATGGGCGGGTCGACACTGCTCATCGGGTTGCTGCCGAGTTACGAGTCGATCGGCATCGCGGCCCCGCTGTTGCTGGTCCTCGCGCGCATGTTGCAGGGCTTCTCGATCGGAGGTGAGTACGGCGGTGCGATCCTCATGACGGTCGAGCATGCGCCGCCCGGCCGGCGTGGCTTCTTCGCCAGCGTGGTCGGACTCGGTGCTCCGATCGGTCTCGCGCTGGCGAACGGTGCGTTCTTGCTGGCCACGTTGCTGCCGGGGGAGACGTTCATGGCGTGGGGTTGGCGGCTGCCGTTCCTGGTCAGCGTCGTGCTCATCGTGGTCGGGTTCGTCTTGCGTAGCAGGCTCGATGAGAGCCCGGACTTCCAGCGCATCCGGGAGCTGGGCGCACGCGAGTCCGCGCCGCTGAGCACAGTGCTGCGGCGGTACCCCGTGGTCACGATCCTCGCCGCGCTGTCGTCGATCGCGGCGGGTGTGGTCGTGTATCTGCTGACCGTCACCAACTTGACTTACTCGGTGACCGAGGTCGGGCGGACCCGCACCGCCACCCTGATCGTCGTCGTGGTCACGATGCTGCTGAGCATCCCCATGAGCCTCGCAGCGGGCAAGGCGGCCGACCGTTTCGGTGCGCCACGTACCTTCGTGGTGGGAAGCATCGGAATGCTCGTCGCGGTCTTCCCGTGGGTGGGGCTGGTGAGCATGCCCCCGCTGGTCTCGTTGTTCGCCGGTTACCTGCTGCTGATCATCCCGTATTCGGTCCTGCAGGGGGTCACAGGGTTCTTCATCGCGGAGCGCTTTCCAGTCGGTATCCGCTACTCGGGGATGTCGCTGGCTTACACGCTCGGAATGCTCGGCGGCAGCGCTGTGGCTCCGATCGTCTCGCAGCTGCTGATCACCGAATACGGAACGCTTGTCGCGGTCGGTGTGTATGTCTCGGCGATGTGTCTGCTCTCTGCAACCGCCGCGATCGTCCTGCTGTGGCTCCCGAAGCCGATCGAGGAGACTCTACCGGTCGACCAGGCGGCACCCACCGAGCCGAGCCGGGGTCCGGTGCCTCGGGCGTCGGGTTGA
- a CDS encoding AMP-binding protein: MTPPEIQTDLVVIDARSRSRSLVLERGARAATALETWGVGPGETFALLLRNDFAILEASVGASLCGAFSVPLNWHNTPEELEYVVGDSAPKLLVGHADLLLNAASVLPDVPVFVVPLEGREAAECPEAARALAEIPRSRLWSEAIEDFAPREGRFQGSLGAIIYTSGTTGRPKGVFKYPMEGELLQRFLDTQGMIFGMTEGTRALVLGPLYHSSPDGNARRALADADILVLQSRFDPENVLAAIDQYKITDIVLVPTMFVRLLRLPAETRARYDVSSLRSVTHTGGPCPPEVKRKMIDWWGPVVNEVYGGTEMGCAFFCRSDEWLAHPGTAGRPLPGLRFEIVGPDGQALPPGEVGEVYARNASYGDFTYVGREDQRREVARGELLTLGDMGYVDEDGYLYLTDRKRDMIISGGVNIYPAEIEAALMSMDRILDCAVFGIPDPDFGEAIVAAVQLVPGGDASEKDVQDYAARRLSRYKVPRVVTFHEQLPREETGKIFKRKLRDPYWVDRLRAI, from the coding sequence ATGACGCCACCCGAGATCCAGACCGACCTGGTCGTGATCGACGCCCGCAGCCGGTCCCGATCCCTGGTACTCGAGCGCGGTGCGCGAGCGGCGACCGCGCTGGAGACATGGGGTGTCGGGCCCGGCGAGACCTTCGCCCTGCTGCTGCGCAACGACTTCGCGATCCTGGAAGCGTCCGTCGGGGCGTCGCTGTGCGGCGCGTTCAGTGTGCCGCTGAACTGGCACAACACCCCGGAGGAGCTCGAGTACGTCGTGGGGGACAGTGCACCGAAGCTGCTCGTCGGGCACGCCGACCTGCTGCTAAACGCGGCGTCGGTGCTTCCGGACGTGCCGGTCTTCGTCGTTCCGTTGGAGGGGCGAGAGGCGGCGGAGTGCCCCGAGGCGGCGCGGGCACTCGCGGAGATCCCGCGGTCCCGGCTCTGGTCGGAGGCGATCGAGGACTTCGCACCCCGTGAGGGCCGCTTCCAGGGGAGCCTCGGCGCGATCATCTACACCTCGGGGACGACCGGACGCCCGAAGGGCGTCTTCAAGTACCCCATGGAGGGCGAGCTGCTGCAGCGATTCCTCGACACCCAGGGAATGATCTTCGGGATGACCGAGGGCACGCGTGCACTGGTCCTCGGCCCGCTGTATCACTCCTCGCCCGATGGGAACGCCCGCCGCGCGTTGGCCGACGCCGACATCCTGGTGCTGCAGTCCCGATTCGACCCCGAGAACGTCCTGGCCGCGATCGACCAGTACAAGATCACCGACATCGTGCTCGTCCCGACGATGTTCGTGCGACTGCTGAGGTTGCCGGCCGAGACGAGGGCCCGATACGACGTGTCGTCGTTGCGATCGGTCACCCACACAGGGGGACCGTGTCCGCCGGAAGTCAAGCGAAAGATGATCGACTGGTGGGGGCCGGTGGTCAACGAAGTGTACGGCGGCACAGAGATGGGCTGTGCGTTCTTCTGCCGCTCCGACGAATGGCTGGCACACCCGGGTACTGCCGGCAGGCCGCTGCCCGGCCTCCGATTCGAGATCGTCGGACCGGACGGGCAGGCTCTGCCGCCGGGCGAGGTCGGCGAGGTCTACGCCCGCAATGCGTCCTACGGCGACTTCACTTATGTGGGCCGTGAGGATCAACGGCGCGAGGTCGCCAGGGGCGAGCTGCTCACCCTCGGCGACATGGGTTATGTCGACGAGGACGGCTATCTGTACCTCACCGACCGCAAACGAGACATGATCATTTCGGGCGGTGTGAACATCTACCCGGCCGAGATTGAAGCGGCGCTGATGAGCATGGATCGCATCCTGGACTGCGCGGTGTTCGGCATCCCGGACCCGGATTTCGGCGAGGCGATCGTCGCCGCGGTGCAACTCGTTCCCGGTGGGGACGCATCGGAGAAGGACGTCCAGGACTACGCCGCCCGCCGGTTGAGCAGGTACAAGGTTCCGCGGGTGGTCACCTTCCACGAGCAGCTCCCGCGCGAGGAGACCGGCAAGATCTTCAAGCGCAAGCTTCGTGATCCGTACTGGGTCGATCGGCTTCGCGCGATCTGA
- a CDS encoding enoyl-CoA hydratase, which yields MRTNTTARTDDESGTESGIEVDTAGGVRTLRLARPDRLNAVTAPTLDALCDAVEAADADPGVRVVVLTGTGRAFCAGADFAPDSTHATGRTGTLEAAQRVVRALRHSGTPVLAGVNGPAVGVGVAFALACDVIVAHESAYFLLAFRNVGLMPDGGLTALLPAAVGRVRALEMSLLGERVAAATALDWGLINRVAGADAFDAEVSRLVARLAEGPPLAFAATKRAVDDALRGLLADAMEREHDASAVLSRSDDHLEGIAAFRERRSPRFRGR from the coding sequence ATGAGGACGAACACGACCGCGCGGACAGACGACGAGAGCGGGACCGAGAGCGGGATCGAGGTCGACACCGCCGGCGGTGTGCGGACGCTCAGGCTGGCGCGGCCCGATCGGCTCAACGCCGTCACGGCGCCGACGCTGGACGCACTGTGCGACGCGGTGGAGGCCGCTGACGCCGACCCGGGGGTGCGGGTGGTCGTCCTCACCGGCACCGGGCGCGCCTTCTGCGCCGGAGCGGACTTCGCCCCCGACTCGACCCACGCCACGGGGCGGACGGGCACCCTGGAAGCGGCCCAGCGGGTCGTCCGGGCACTGCGCCACAGCGGGACTCCGGTGCTCGCGGGGGTCAATGGACCGGCAGTCGGGGTGGGCGTCGCGTTCGCGCTGGCCTGCGACGTGATCGTCGCGCACGAGTCGGCCTATTTCCTGCTCGCCTTCCGCAACGTGGGTCTGATGCCCGACGGGGGTCTCACGGCCCTGCTGCCGGCCGCGGTCGGGCGGGTGCGGGCGTTGGAGATGTCGTTGCTGGGTGAACGGGTCGCGGCGGCCACGGCCCTCGACTGGGGCCTGATCAACCGAGTGGCCGGGGCGGACGCGTTCGATGCGGAGGTGTCACGCCTCGTGGCCCGTCTCGCGGAGGGCCCGCCGCTCGCCTTCGCCGCCACCAAACGCGCCGTCGACGACGCTCTGCGCGGTCTGCTCGCGGACGCGATGGAACGTGAGCACGACGCGTCTGCGGTACTGAGCCGCTCCGACGACCACCTGGAAGGGATCGCCGCGTTCCGTGAGCGGCGCTCCCCGCGTTTCCGCGGTCGCTGA
- a CDS encoding acyl-CoA dehydrogenase family protein: MTPTADRWDTPPLTTAAALRETEEQADLRAVVRRFLAERADLTRVRTLMAGDGTVDQTVWKEITRGLGLVGLAVPELWGGAGRGLAEETVVLEEAGRALYGGPYLAASVLAPALLLEVGDEAACAAHLPAILAGDTLAVPVVTSGTGEWSAGGGDLTARADGTGGWTLGGVASHVVDASAADLLLVVAGTTDGPALFAVPTMGPGVTVTPQPGLDQTRGLARVELREAAGTRIGGRRVDTAVRELRDRAWVAVAAEQLGVASRCLELSVDYATTRQQFGGPIGRFQAVKHLCADMYLTVEAARSVVLYAERAIDELLPERTVGAAMARVWCSDAACRVAADTVQVHGGIGFTWESDVHLYFKRAEASALLFGDPDDAAEIVAAARLEETR; encoded by the coding sequence ATGACACCGACCGCGGACCGGTGGGACACCCCACCGCTGACCACCGCGGCGGCGCTGCGGGAGACCGAGGAGCAGGCTGACCTGCGGGCCGTCGTGCGCCGCTTCCTGGCCGAACGGGCCGATCTCACTCGGGTCCGCACGCTGATGGCCGGTGACGGGACCGTCGACCAGACTGTCTGGAAGGAGATCACCCGAGGGCTCGGGCTGGTGGGGCTGGCGGTTCCCGAGCTCTGGGGTGGCGCCGGTCGTGGACTGGCCGAGGAGACCGTCGTGTTGGAGGAGGCCGGACGCGCGCTCTACGGCGGCCCCTACCTCGCCGCCTCGGTCCTGGCGCCCGCGCTGCTGCTCGAGGTCGGCGACGAGGCGGCCTGCGCCGCGCATCTGCCCGCGATCCTGGCTGGCGACACGCTGGCCGTACCCGTGGTCACCAGCGGGACCGGCGAGTGGAGCGCCGGTGGTGGCGACCTCACAGCCCGGGCGGACGGCACGGGTGGGTGGACACTTGGCGGGGTGGCGTCGCACGTTGTCGACGCCTCGGCCGCCGACCTGCTGCTGGTCGTGGCCGGGACAACGGACGGACCGGCGCTGTTCGCCGTCCCGACCATGGGCCCGGGTGTCACAGTGACGCCTCAGCCGGGATTGGACCAGACACGCGGCCTCGCACGGGTCGAGCTGCGCGAGGCGGCGGGTACTCGGATCGGCGGCCGTCGCGTGGACACCGCCGTGCGCGAGCTGCGCGACCGCGCCTGGGTGGCCGTCGCGGCCGAGCAGCTCGGCGTCGCGTCCCGCTGCCTGGAGCTCAGCGTGGACTACGCGACGACCCGGCAGCAGTTCGGTGGCCCCATCGGGCGTTTCCAGGCGGTGAAGCACCTGTGCGCAGACATGTACCTGACCGTCGAGGCAGCCCGGTCGGTGGTCCTCTATGCGGAGCGGGCGATCGACGAGCTGCTGCCCGAGCGGACCGTCGGTGCCGCGATGGCCCGGGTCTGGTGCTCCGATGCGGCATGTCGAGTCGCCGCCGACACCGTTCAGGTGCACGGCGGAATCGGGTTCACCTGGGAGTCGGACGTGCACCTGTACTTCAAGCGGGCCGAGGCGTCCGCGCTGCTGTTCGGCGATCCCGACGACGCGGCCGAGATCGTGGCCGCGGCGCGGTTGGAGGAGACACGATGA